The Opitutales bacterium ASA1 genome window below encodes:
- the acs gene encoding acetate--CoA ligase translates to MSSENITSVARESRKHTAPRDFQAQANIGSFARYRKLYAESVNAPEKFWAEQAAEHLLWRSMWKKVLQWKAPHAKWFVGGKLNVAENCLDRHLGTPRENKAAIVFEGEPGDQRTLTYKQLHQEVCRCANALESLGLRKGDRVAIYMPMVPEAAVAMLACARIGAVHTVVFGGFSSEAIKDRINDCQAKAVITADGGWRRGKIVELKANVDRALEATPSVEHVIVLERTKNPVSMQTGRDVWWHDVVSRASHRHKAKAFDAETPLFILYTSGSTGKPKGVLHTSGGYLLGTTMTAKYVFDLKETDTYWCTADVGWITGHSYVVYGILSNGATSVVYEGAPNHPEPDRFWSIIDRHAVTIFYTAPTAIRAFMRWGDAYPKKHDLSSLRLLGSVGEPINPEAWMWYFKTIGGGRCPIVDTWWQTETGAIMISPLPGAIPQKPGSATLPFFGVVPKVVDDQGKEVPKNSGGKLVITRPWPAMLRTLWGDDDRYTRQYWSDYPGIYFTGDGCRRDSDSYFWIVGRIDDVLNVSGHRIGTAEVESALVSHPSVAEAAAVGRPDELKGQALVVFVTLKNGVETSEALKETLRQHVAREIGALARPDSIRFAAALPKTRSGKIMRRLLKEIAAGGAVKGDTTTLEDFSVVASLQSEG, encoded by the coding sequence GTGTCCAGCGAGAACATTACTTCGGTTGCCCGCGAGAGTCGGAAACATACCGCCCCGCGTGACTTCCAGGCCCAAGCCAACATCGGAAGTTTCGCGCGGTATCGTAAACTCTATGCGGAGTCTGTCAATGCCCCAGAAAAATTCTGGGCCGAACAGGCCGCGGAGCATCTGCTCTGGCGTTCAATGTGGAAGAAGGTGCTGCAGTGGAAGGCGCCTCACGCCAAATGGTTCGTGGGTGGAAAGCTCAACGTGGCCGAGAACTGTCTCGACCGACACCTCGGAACGCCCCGCGAGAACAAGGCGGCGATCGTCTTCGAGGGTGAACCCGGTGACCAGAGGACGCTGACGTACAAGCAGCTCCACCAAGAGGTGTGCCGATGCGCCAACGCGCTCGAATCGCTCGGTTTGAGAAAGGGCGACCGTGTCGCGATCTACATGCCGATGGTCCCGGAAGCGGCCGTCGCCATGCTCGCGTGCGCACGGATCGGAGCCGTGCATACCGTCGTGTTCGGTGGATTCTCGTCGGAGGCCATCAAGGATCGGATCAACGATTGCCAAGCCAAGGCGGTCATCACCGCCGACGGCGGTTGGCGCCGCGGCAAGATCGTGGAGTTGAAGGCGAACGTGGATCGTGCCTTGGAGGCGACGCCGTCGGTGGAGCACGTGATCGTGCTCGAGCGGACCAAGAACCCGGTGAGCATGCAGACCGGGCGCGACGTGTGGTGGCACGACGTGGTCTCGCGCGCGTCGCACCGGCACAAGGCCAAGGCCTTCGACGCCGAGACTCCGCTCTTCATTCTCTACACGAGCGGAAGCACCGGGAAGCCGAAGGGCGTCCTGCATACGAGCGGCGGCTATCTCCTCGGGACGACCATGACGGCCAAGTACGTGTTCGATCTCAAGGAGACAGACACGTACTGGTGCACGGCCGACGTCGGCTGGATCACGGGCCACAGTTACGTCGTCTACGGCATCCTTTCGAACGGGGCGACGAGTGTGGTCTACGAAGGGGCTCCGAACCATCCGGAGCCGGACCGGTTCTGGTCGATCATCGATCGGCACGCGGTCACGATCTTCTACACCGCGCCTACGGCGATCCGCGCCTTCATGCGTTGGGGAGACGCGTATCCGAAGAAGCACGACCTGAGTTCTCTGCGACTGCTCGGTTCGGTCGGCGAACCGATCAACCCCGAGGCGTGGATGTGGTACTTCAAGACCATCGGGGGTGGCCGGTGTCCGATCGTCGACACGTGGTGGCAGACCGAGACGGGCGCCATCATGATCTCGCCCTTGCCGGGAGCGATCCCACAGAAGCCGGGTTCGGCGACGTTACCGTTCTTCGGTGTCGTTCCGAAGGTCGTCGACGACCAAGGCAAAGAGGTTCCGAAGAATTCCGGCGGCAAACTCGTGATCACCCGCCCGTGGCCGGCCATGCTGCGCACGCTTTGGGGCGACGACGACCGCTACACCCGGCAGTATTGGAGCGACTATCCGGGCATCTATTTCACGGGCGACGGGTGCCGAAGAGACAGCGACAGCTACTTTTGGATCGTGGGTCGCATCGACGACGTTCTCAACGTTTCGGGACACCGTATCGGGACGGCCGAGGTGGAGAGCGCGCTCGTGAGTCACCCGTCGGTGGCCGAGGCCGCGGCCGTGGGTCGACCCGATGAATTGAAGGGGCAGGCGCTGGTCGTCTTCGTGACGCTGAAGAACGGAGTCGAAACGAGCGAGGCGCTGAAGGAAACGCTCCGCCAACATGTGGCGCGCGAGATCGGAGCGCTCGCTCGCCCGGACTCGATTCGATTTGCGGCGGCGCTTCCGAAGACACGGTCGGGAAAGATCATGCGACGCCTGCTCAAGGAAATCGCCGCCGGCGGTGCGGTGAAGGGCGATACGACGACGCTCGAGGACTTCAGCGTGGTGGCCAGTCTGCAAAGCGAGGGTTGA
- the rho gene encoding transcription termination factor Rho produces MENSTTTTAPDTNTIMVEGVLEITDNRGGVLIEAARGGKQRPTDPFVPRELIRRFKLKPGSTVTASATPDPRFPNPKLRFIEKVDGMTIEDRRRVADFTQFTTITPNEQLRLESSKEQRMTTRMMDLFSPIGKGQRGLIVAPPRTGKTTLLRDIALGIIENHPECHVMMLLVDERPEEVTDMRRSVPAEVWASSNDEEIGNHVRVADLCIERAKRMVEIGRDVVVLVDSITRLARAHNNMRNSGRTGSGGLDVRALEKPRQLFAAARNTEEAGSLTIIASALIETGSRADEVIFQEFKGTGNMEMVLDRKCADMRIWPAMNIAASGTRREELLIEAKRLEGIHFFRRALVSLRPDEAADTAITRLSKTANNDEFLKLIAR; encoded by the coding sequence ATGGAAAACTCCACGACAACCACCGCGCCCGACACCAACACCATCATGGTCGAGGGCGTGCTCGAAATCACCGACAACCGAGGCGGCGTCCTCATCGAAGCCGCCCGCGGAGGCAAACAGCGTCCCACCGATCCTTTCGTGCCGCGCGAATTGATTCGCCGCTTCAAGCTCAAACCCGGCAGCACGGTCACCGCCTCCGCCACGCCGGATCCCCGCTTCCCCAACCCGAAGCTGCGGTTCATCGAAAAGGTCGATGGCATGACCATCGAAGATCGCAGGCGCGTCGCCGACTTCACGCAGTTCACCACCATCACACCCAACGAACAGCTTCGCCTCGAAAGTTCGAAAGAGCAGCGGATGACGACGCGGATGATGGATCTCTTCAGCCCGATCGGCAAGGGCCAGCGCGGCCTGATCGTCGCCCCGCCTCGCACAGGCAAGACCACGCTGCTGCGCGACATCGCTCTCGGCATCATCGAAAACCACCCCGAATGCCATGTGATGATGCTGCTCGTCGACGAACGTCCCGAAGAGGTCACCGACATGCGGCGCAGCGTCCCTGCCGAGGTGTGGGCCTCGTCCAACGACGAGGAAATCGGCAACCACGTGCGCGTCGCCGATCTGTGCATCGAACGCGCCAAGCGCATGGTCGAGATCGGCCGCGACGTCGTCGTGCTCGTCGACTCCATCACCCGGCTCGCCCGCGCCCACAACAACATGCGCAACTCCGGTCGGACCGGTTCCGGCGGTCTCGACGTCCGCGCGCTCGAAAAGCCCCGCCAGCTTTTCGCCGCCGCCCGCAACACCGAAGAGGCCGGCAGTCTCACGATCATCGCGTCCGCCTTGATCGAAACCGGCAGCCGCGCCGACGAAGTCATCTTCCAAGAGTTCAAAGGCACCGGCAACATGGAGATGGTCTTGGATCGCAAATGCGCCGACATGCGCATCTGGCCCGCGATGAACATAGCCGCCTCCGGGACTCGGCGCGAAGAACTGCTCATCGAGGCAAAACGTCTCGAGGGTATCCACTTCTTCCGTCGTGCCTTGGTCTCTCTCCGACCGGACGAAGCCGCCGACACCGCCATCACGCGCTTGAGCAAGACCGCGAACAACGACGAGTTCCTCAAGCTCATCGCTCGCTGA
- the hisF gene encoding imidazole glycerol phosphate synthase subunit HisF: protein MLQPVLAKRIIPCLDVTAGRVVKGVKFLDLIDAGDPVDCAAAYDAQGADELVFLDITASSDERSIMHQVVEATASRCFMPLTVGGGLRSVADITRMLHSGADKVSLNSAALAQPELIRDSARKFGNQCIVLAIDARRVPGEQRWEVYSHGGRKPTGRDAIQWAREGVSLGAGEILLTSMDADGTKNGYDIELTRRIAEAVEVPVIASGGAGTLDHLVDVLEQGGASAVLAASIFHFGTFTIPQTKRYLADRGIPVRIA, encoded by the coding sequence TTGCTCCAACCCGTGCTAGCCAAGCGCATCATCCCCTGCCTCGACGTGACCGCCGGACGCGTGGTCAAAGGCGTCAAGTTCCTCGATCTGATCGACGCCGGCGATCCGGTCGACTGCGCCGCCGCCTACGATGCCCAAGGCGCGGACGAACTCGTCTTTCTCGACATCACCGCCTCGAGCGACGAACGCAGCATCATGCACCAAGTGGTCGAAGCCACCGCCAGCCGTTGCTTCATGCCCCTCACCGTGGGCGGCGGGCTGCGCAGCGTCGCCGACATCACGCGCATGCTCCACTCCGGAGCCGACAAAGTGAGCCTCAACAGCGCCGCGCTCGCCCAGCCGGAACTGATTCGCGACTCCGCCCGCAAATTCGGAAACCAGTGCATCGTGCTCGCCATCGACGCTCGCCGCGTCCCCGGCGAACAACGCTGGGAGGTCTACTCGCACGGCGGACGCAAACCCACCGGCCGCGACGCGATCCAGTGGGCCCGCGAAGGCGTTTCCCTCGGTGCCGGCGAGATCCTCCTCACGAGCATGGACGCCGACGGCACGAAGAACGGCTACGACATCGAACTCACGCGTCGCATCGCCGAAGCAGTCGAGGTTCCCGTCATCGCATCCGGCGGTGCCGGTACGCTCGACCACCTCGTCGACGTGCTCGAACAAGGCGGAGCGAGCGCCGTCCTGGCGGCGTCCATTTTCCACTTCGGCACGTTCACGATCCCCCAGACGAAACGCTACCTCGCCGACCGGGGCATACCGGTTCGCATCGCCTGA
- the yhaM gene encoding 3'-5' exoribonuclease YhaM encodes MAVRLTVSELRSSDRRAGEEFEAVLLLRKCSTRTARNDNTYLSVELGDRGGSFSSNLFGDNPAADLFREAREGAFVWVAGKVDHYQGRFSPKITHARVVEERELESLGGLESLIETSPESLDALRAELDALVARIQHPALADTTRLALESVASAFYTVPAAVAMHHAYRGGLLEHTVHVARICAACLPLYPEVSADLALAGAILHDIGKAEEYAGSTTTTKTRTGQLQGHVVLGYRIVRRAGMRARLSEDLLERLEHIVLSHQGELEWGAAVMAATPEAVFVSMVDNLDARMGMVQRALRIGDQAEFSDYLPGLKAQLLRTPPVFPTSPPEDHEGNPPQTDETPTASAD; translated from the coding sequence ATGGCCGTTCGCCTCACAGTCTCCGAGCTGCGCAGCTCCGACCGCCGCGCAGGTGAGGAATTCGAGGCCGTCCTCCTCCTGCGCAAGTGCTCCACGCGCACCGCGCGCAACGACAACACCTACCTCTCCGTCGAACTCGGCGACCGCGGCGGCTCCTTCAGCTCGAATCTCTTCGGTGACAACCCAGCCGCCGACCTCTTCCGCGAGGCTCGTGAAGGTGCCTTCGTCTGGGTCGCCGGCAAGGTCGACCACTACCAAGGCCGTTTCTCACCGAAGATCACCCACGCCCGCGTCGTCGAAGAGCGCGAACTCGAGTCTCTCGGTGGTCTCGAATCGCTCATCGAAACCAGCCCCGAAAGTCTCGACGCCCTTCGTGCCGAGCTGGACGCCCTCGTCGCCCGCATCCAGCACCCGGCGCTTGCGGACACAACTCGCCTCGCCCTCGAGTCGGTCGCCAGCGCCTTCTACACGGTCCCCGCCGCCGTCGCTATGCACCACGCCTACCGAGGCGGGCTGCTCGAGCACACCGTCCACGTCGCGCGCATCTGCGCCGCCTGCCTCCCCCTCTACCCCGAGGTCTCCGCTGATCTCGCTCTCGCCGGGGCCATTCTCCACGACATCGGTAAAGCCGAAGAATACGCCGGCTCCACCACCACGACCAAGACCCGCACCGGCCAGCTCCAAGGCCACGTCGTCTTGGGCTATCGCATCGTCCGCCGGGCCGGCATGCGTGCCCGCCTTTCCGAGGATCTCCTCGAACGGCTCGAGCACATCGTCCTCAGCCACCAAGGCGAACTCGAGTGGGGCGCCGCCGTCATGGCCGCGACCCCGGAAGCCGTCTTCGTCTCGATGGTCGACAACCTCGACGCCCGCATGGGCATGGTTCAGCGTGCCCTCCGCATCGGCGATCAAGCCGAGTTCTCAGACTACCTCCCCGGCCTCAAAGCCCAGCTCCTCCGCACCCCACCAGTCTTCCCGACGAGTCCCCCGGAAGACCATGAAGGGAACCCGCCACAAACCGACGAAACGCCGACGGCCTCCGCCGACTGA
- a CDS encoding lipocalin family protein, producing MPVPTSSTATLVTLVALAAGTLLASGCQTPASSSSSATAEGPLRALQRPIELDRFMGDWFVLAHIPVFIERDAHNAVESYDLQPDGTIATTYTFNRGALDGPVRTLHPKGWVHDQLHRTEWRMQFVWPFKSAYLIVYVDDEYETTVIGVPNRKYAWIMARSSSIPEDRYEKLVGVLRDTGHDVSRLRRVPHG from the coding sequence ATGCCTGTGCCTACTTCGTCCACCGCTACGCTCGTCACCCTCGTCGCCCTCGCCGCCGGCACGCTGCTCGCCTCGGGGTGCCAGACCCCCGCAAGTTCATCCTCCAGCGCGACAGCCGAAGGCCCCCTCCGCGCGCTCCAACGGCCGATCGAACTCGATCGCTTCATGGGCGACTGGTTCGTCCTCGCGCACATTCCGGTCTTCATCGAACGCGACGCCCACAACGCCGTCGAGAGCTACGATCTCCAGCCCGACGGCACGATCGCGACGACCTACACGTTCAATCGCGGAGCCCTCGACGGTCCGGTCCGCACACTCCATCCGAAGGGTTGGGTCCACGATCAGCTCCATCGCACCGAGTGGCGCATGCAGTTCGTCTGGCCGTTCAAGTCCGCCTACCTGATCGTGTATGTGGACGATGAATACGAAACGACCGTGATCGGTGTCCCGAACCGCAAGTATGCGTGGATCATGGCCCGATCGTCCTCCATCCCGGAAGACCGCTACGAGAAACTCGTCGGCGTGCTCCGCGACACCGGTCACGACGTCTCGCGACTCCGTCGCGTCCCGCACGGCTGA
- a CDS encoding peptidylprolyl isomerase: MPPTALSEESGLMVLAAPRATDCLPGHMTPQVVSFHYVLRDESGEVVDSSPREHPVVFLEGSGAIIDGLEKALRGMPVGAMRKVALAPEQAYGERDESLVRSVDRAALPVDEVKLGDMFQTGPDRHAPVVRVVGIEGDRVKLDANHPMAGQRLFFDVELTDRRAATAEEIDHGHVHGPGGHHHH; encoded by the coding sequence GTGCCGCCGACGGCGTTGTCGGAGGAATCGGGGCTGATGGTGCTTGCCGCTCCGAGGGCGACGGATTGCCTTCCGGGGCATATGACGCCTCAGGTGGTTTCCTTTCACTACGTCCTCAGAGACGAGTCCGGCGAAGTCGTGGACTCCTCGCCGCGCGAGCATCCGGTGGTGTTTCTCGAAGGTTCCGGGGCGATCATCGACGGCTTGGAGAAGGCCCTGCGCGGCATGCCGGTGGGCGCGATGCGCAAGGTGGCGCTGGCTCCCGAGCAAGCCTACGGCGAGCGCGACGAATCGCTCGTGCGCAGCGTCGACCGCGCGGCGCTCCCGGTGGACGAGGTGAAGCTCGGCGACATGTTTCAAACCGGTCCCGATCGCCACGCTCCCGTGGTGCGGGTGGTCGGCATCGAGGGCGATCGCGTGAAGCTCGACGCCAACCATCCGATGGCGGGACAGAGGCTTTTCTTCGACGTGGAGTTGACCGATCGACGCGCCGCCACCGCGGAGGAGATCGATCACGGCCACGTGCACGGTCCCGGCGGACATCATCACCACTGA
- the purE gene encoding 5-(carboxyamino)imidazole ribonucleotide mutase has translation MSKPASTPAPQVGVIMGSTSDWETMKHAVETLERFGVPCEREVVSAHRTPQKLVAYATSAADRGLRCIIAGAGGAAHLPGMAASMTELPVLGVPVETHALKGMDSLLSIVQMPGGVPVATFAIGRAGAINAALYAVAILALGDPVLAEKLAAFRRDQTSTVLESRLP, from the coding sequence ATGAGCAAACCAGCATCCACCCCCGCGCCGCAGGTCGGCGTGATCATGGGCAGCACCTCCGATTGGGAGACGATGAAACACGCCGTCGAGACGTTGGAGCGTTTCGGCGTGCCGTGCGAACGCGAGGTCGTGAGTGCCCACCGCACGCCGCAAAAACTCGTCGCATACGCGACGAGCGCCGCCGACCGCGGTCTGCGTTGCATCATCGCCGGTGCGGGAGGCGCCGCGCACCTCCCCGGCATGGCCGCCTCGATGACGGAGTTGCCCGTGCTCGGAGTCCCCGTCGAGACGCACGCACTGAAGGGCATGGACTCGCTGCTCTCCATCGTACAAATGCCCGGCGGCGTGCCGGTCGCGACGTTCGCCATCGGTCGGGCCGGCGCGATCAACGCCGCCCTCTACGCGGTCGCCATCCTCGCGCTCGGAGATCCCGTGCTCGCCGAGAAACTCGCCGCGTTTCGCCGCGATCAGACGTCCACCGTCCTCGAGTCCCGTCTGCCGTGA
- a CDS encoding 5-(carboxyamino)imidazole ribonucleotide synthase: MILPGSTIGILGGGQLGRMTAMAARHMGYGVAVLDPAPRCPAGAVADLEINTPYDDPAGLDRLLERADVVTYEFENVPVVAAERCAARRPTHPAPRILHTCQNREREKRFLGDAGFPCAPFAIVASAEELAAAVARIGLPAILKTADFGYDGKGQRKLTAGTHDWQTVWREFGAPRAVLEGFVDFQLELSVIVAANGRGEFTVFPVAENIHTDHILDFSIVPARVLPATAREASDLACAIAESLGLVGLLAVEMFVLRDGHVLVNELAPRPHNSGHWSLDGALTSQFEQHVRAVCGLPLGDTRAHHPSVMVNLLGDLWAAGTPDWPRLLADTGAKLHLYGKPEARPGRKMGHFTVVADELDSALLRARHLKASLLAAARAIPSRR; this comes from the coding sequence GTGATTCTCCCCGGATCGACCATCGGCATCCTCGGCGGCGGCCAACTCGGACGCATGACCGCCATGGCGGCGCGCCACATGGGCTACGGTGTCGCCGTCCTCGACCCCGCTCCGCGTTGTCCCGCGGGTGCGGTCGCCGATCTCGAGATCAACACGCCCTACGACGATCCCGCGGGCCTCGACCGCCTGCTCGAGCGCGCCGACGTCGTGACCTACGAGTTCGAAAACGTCCCGGTCGTCGCCGCCGAACGCTGCGCGGCGCGACGCCCCACCCATCCCGCGCCTCGCATCCTCCACACCTGCCAGAACCGCGAACGCGAGAAACGCTTCCTCGGCGACGCGGGGTTTCCGTGCGCACCGTTCGCGATCGTCGCCTCCGCCGAGGAACTCGCCGCCGCCGTCGCTCGCATCGGTCTGCCCGCGATCCTCAAGACCGCCGACTTCGGCTACGACGGCAAGGGTCAGCGCAAACTGACCGCCGGTACCCACGACTGGCAGACCGTCTGGCGCGAGTTTGGTGCTCCTCGCGCCGTGCTCGAGGGCTTCGTCGATTTCCAGCTCGAGCTCTCCGTCATCGTCGCCGCCAACGGCCGCGGCGAGTTCACCGTTTTCCCCGTCGCCGAAAACATCCACACCGACCACATCCTCGACTTCTCGATCGTGCCCGCGCGGGTGCTTCCGGCGACCGCCCGCGAAGCCTCCGATCTCGCCTGCGCGATCGCGGAGTCGCTCGGCCTCGTCGGCTTGCTCGCGGTCGAAATGTTCGTCCTTCGCGACGGCCACGTACTCGTCAACGAGCTCGCTCCCCGTCCCCACAACAGCGGCCACTGGTCGCTCGACGGCGCGCTCACCAGCCAGTTCGAGCAACACGTCCGCGCCGTCTGCGGGCTGCCCCTCGGCGACACGCGCGCACATCATCCCTCCGTGATGGTCAATCTCCTCGGCGACCTCTGGGCCGCGGGCACGCCGGATTGGCCACGCCTCCTCGCCGACACGGGCGCGAAGCTCCACCTCTACGGCAAGCCCGAGGCGCGACCGGGCCGCAAGATGGGCCACTTCACCGTCGTCGCCGACGAACTCGACTCCGCCCTGCTGCGCGCGCGGCACCTCAAGGCGTCACTCCTCGCCGCCGCCCGCGCCATCCCGTCACGCCGATGA
- a CDS encoding sigma-70 family RNA polymerase sigma factor, translating to MSTPHTPSDETLLAALRDGEDLALERIVARWEKPLFAFAWRYLHDRADAQDLATETFVRLYHHRERIHPDAKLSAWLFTTLGNLCRNQHRWRRRHPTVSLDATPNEHEADDLAPRPISAALPPDRALESDERLRALAAALDRLPHDMKTALLLHHFERLSYREIAAVVGCSERGVETRLYRARRLLRADLATALDPVMYPT from the coding sequence GTGAGCACCCCACACACTCCATCCGACGAAACGCTGCTCGCCGCCCTGCGCGACGGCGAAGACCTCGCGCTCGAACGGATCGTCGCTCGATGGGAGAAGCCGCTCTTCGCCTTCGCCTGGCGTTACCTCCACGACCGCGCCGACGCGCAGGATCTGGCCACCGAAACGTTCGTCCGCCTCTATCACCACCGCGAACGGATACACCCCGACGCGAAACTCTCCGCTTGGCTCTTCACCACGCTCGGCAACCTCTGTCGCAACCAACATCGCTGGCGCCGTCGGCACCCCACGGTCAGTCTCGACGCGACCCCGAACGAACACGAAGCCGACGACCTCGCCCCACGTCCGATCTCGGCGGCCCTCCCGCCCGACCGCGCTCTCGAGAGCGACGAACGCCTGCGGGCTCTGGCCGCCGCGCTCGATCGACTGCCTCACGACATGAAGACCGCGCTCCTCCTCCATCACTTCGAGCGCCTCTCCTACCGTGAGATCGCCGCCGTGGTCGGCTGCTCCGAACGCGGCGTCGAAACACGTCTCTACCGCGCGCGCCGACTCCTCCGCGCGGACCTCGCCACCGCGCTCGACCCCGTCATGTATCCGACTTGA
- the sulP gene encoding sulfate permease translates to MATKFSFRPRLLDCLRGYDRGRFLADLNAGFVVGVIALSLCTGLGIASGATPQAGLYAGIVGGFLVSALGGSRVQVGGPAGAFVGLVAVTAATHGFGGLMICTVMAGGMLFLMGATRMGTLIKFIPHPLTMGFTCGIAVVIIATQVRELLGLQMATDSPHIPEKAVAIFHALGTVDWKTALLAAVSLAVLAMWPGSWQRRVPASIFVVASGTIAAGVFGLEVATIGSRFGGIPQGLPEFALPQMDWSKIGSLVGPAFAIAVLCGVESLLSAVVADGMIDERHDSNQELMAQGVANIVTPLFGGIPVTGVIARTATNIRSGGTTPVAGMVHAGVLLLFVLVAAPIARHIPLASLGAVLTLVAIRMGDWHEFACLRRYPPGDALVFLVAFALTVLIDLTWAVYVGMLLSAFLFIKRVSETTQVDHVGGGEVSADDAASSVVRPAVPAGVVVYRVFGSLLFGAAEKLDYVLRRVGRDTKVVVLDMATVTAMDATALNRLESLLRRLRRNERVLVLSGPHTQPYALMETSGFFDELGRENVAADLGAAATRAAELTNTKSSGGTTE, encoded by the coding sequence ATGGCAACGAAGTTCTCTTTTCGGCCGCGGCTGCTCGATTGTCTCCGCGGATACGATCGCGGACGTTTCCTGGCGGACCTCAACGCCGGTTTCGTCGTGGGAGTCATCGCGCTCTCGCTTTGCACCGGGCTCGGCATCGCCTCGGGAGCGACGCCGCAAGCGGGACTCTACGCGGGGATCGTAGGCGGATTTCTCGTTTCGGCGCTAGGCGGGTCGCGCGTGCAGGTGGGCGGACCAGCGGGTGCCTTCGTGGGGCTCGTCGCCGTGACGGCGGCCACGCACGGCTTCGGCGGGCTGATGATCTGCACCGTGATGGCGGGCGGGATGCTGTTTCTCATGGGCGCGACGCGGATGGGGACGTTGATCAAGTTCATCCCGCATCCGCTCACCATGGGTTTCACCTGCGGTATCGCGGTCGTCATCATCGCGACGCAGGTGCGCGAGTTGCTCGGCCTACAGATGGCGACCGACTCGCCGCACATCCCGGAGAAGGCGGTCGCGATCTTTCATGCGCTGGGGACGGTGGATTGGAAGACGGCGCTTCTCGCGGCCGTCTCGCTCGCCGTCCTCGCGATGTGGCCGGGCAGTTGGCAACGCCGCGTGCCGGCTTCGATCTTCGTCGTCGCGTCAGGCACGATCGCGGCGGGTGTGTTCGGTCTGGAGGTGGCGACCATCGGCTCGCGTTTCGGCGGCATTCCGCAGGGTTTGCCGGAGTTCGCGTTGCCGCAGATGGACTGGTCGAAGATCGGTTCGCTCGTGGGGCCGGCATTCGCCATCGCCGTCCTTTGCGGTGTGGAGTCGCTGCTTTCGGCCGTCGTGGCGGACGGCATGATCGACGAACGGCACGACTCGAACCAGGAACTCATGGCGCAGGGCGTGGCCAACATCGTGACGCCGCTCTTCGGCGGCATCCCCGTGACGGGCGTCATCGCGCGCACGGCGACCAACATCCGTTCGGGCGGCACCACGCCTGTCGCCGGCATGGTGCACGCGGGGGTGTTGTTGCTCTTCGTGCTCGTGGCGGCACCGATCGCGCGACACATCCCGCTGGCCTCGCTCGGTGCAGTGCTGACGCTCGTGGCGATCCGGATGGGCGATTGGCACGAGTTCGCTTGCTTGAGGCGCTACCCGCCGGGCGACGCACTGGTGTTTCTCGTGGCCTTTGCGCTGACCGTGTTGATCGATCTCACGTGGGCGGTCTACGTGGGCATGCTGTTGTCGGCGTTTCTCTTCATCAAACGCGTCTCGGAAACCACGCAGGTGGATCATGTCGGAGGCGGTGAAGTATCGGCGGACGATGCCGCGTCGTCGGTCGTTCGGCCCGCGGTGCCGGCAGGGGTGGTGGTGTATCGAGTTTTCGGATCCCTGCTCTTCGGTGCGGCGGAGAAACTCGACTACGTGCTGCGACGGGTAGGGCGCGACACGAAGGTCGTGGTGTTGGACATGGCGACCGTCACGGCGATGGACGCGACCGCGCTCAATCGGTTGGAGAGTCTTCTGCGACGGTTGCGGCGCAACGAGCGCGTGCTCGTGTTGAGCGGACCGCACACGCAACCGTACGCGCTGATGGAGACCTCGGGCTTCTTCGACGAGTTGGGGCGGGAGAACGTCGCGGCGGATCTCGGCGCGGCGGCGACGCGAGCAGCGGAGTTGACCAACACGAAGTCGTCCGGTGGCACCACGGAGTGA